TGCTCAACGCCGCGAGCGGTGTCCTGCGCGCCTGAGCCTGATCCGGACCTGCACTCCCGGCTCCCGCTCGCCTGGACCACGCGGCGAGCACGGTCGATGTGCCAAAGTCCAGGGCCGGGCACGCTGTGCCCGGCCGGCGCGGCGCCCTTACAGTTAGTTTCAAAACCGGCGTTCAGGTGCGATCGCACACCTGCAAGCGGGAACCCGAGCCGATTTTGAAACCATGTCTCAGCGTGTGTCGGGCGGGCCGCCGATGTCCGCGACCATCTCGAAGAAGCGCTCGATCGGGATGATCGGCATCGTTTCGTACTGCGAGGTGCCGCGCGAGGCCGTCAGCGCTGAGAGGCGCATCGCCGTCTCGTTGTCGGGCGCGTCGATGATGAACAGGAAGTCGTACGCTCCGAGGCAGGCGTAGCCGGCCACGATCTTCGCGCCTACGGCATCCATCGCGCGCTGGTTTTCGCCGTAGCGCTCCGCCGTGCCGCGCAGGTCGGCCGCACCAACCGGGGTGGTTTTGCCCAGGGCACAGAACAGCGGCATCGCTCACCTCACGGGCATGCGTCTGGATCGTTTCACATCCGGCGATCGGGTGCGGCTCGGCACCCGGGTTCCGGAACGCGAGCCGGTTGTGCAGCCGGGTCTCAAGCGGGCTGAGCGAGTATAGCACCGGCGGCAGCCAGGCGCAGAGCGTCTGCGAACGCCGCTTGAAGACGCCGGACGGCGGCGCGGCGAAGACTGCCACGCCGCCGCTCCGACCCCGCGCAAGCTTGCGAAATTTCGCGGGCTTTTGGCCATAACACCGCCGGCTTCGC
This window of the Dehalococcoidia bacterium genome carries:
- a CDS encoding GYD domain-containing protein, producing the protein MPLFCALGKTTPVGAADLRGTAERYGENQRAMDAVGAKIVAGYACLGAYDFLFIIDAPDNETAMRLSALTASRGTSQYETMPIIPIERFFEMVADIGGPPDTR